The following proteins come from a genomic window of Trifolium pratense cultivar HEN17-A07 linkage group LG4, ARS_RC_1.1, whole genome shotgun sequence:
- the LOC123923261 gene encoding protein JASON-like gives MLRFLNRGLAFLLRFFFRSVKAAMRCFFGFRDNNRRHPPPPLLINAPSRSTTDVLISRNRLSSLLSKEEKKDSAQNIDVGSQEYDQGLKDEVKFLKACGTITGTPAEIRKTSAKLKVSPICDNDSDTSKFHSWLPNTSVEKLQLDVQPSDPPTAIKLCQELGNSTDSFEHTPSSYVFKARDAQHDSPDYVEGSWTRSIHTAYKTRKNEASVTPWPVTDTQKKAKSVRFECENDLVSYQSPPDDWRMKNSKSPDSQSACKRTPYPTPLKLFDDMQTPGTVYPASLENLCDGKHRVRSQFVYPNNNPGENVLLSKLLEVQGFNPEQDSSELGDSVERDQNPTPTPEKSLKKIESETESKMEASLSSWLKPASIIMVEGNEEIETADCEILPSADRSIIGVVPAQLNEVKDSHVVPPKWRNGNGIPNSTKKYKEDQTVKWHATPFEERLDKALSEDNFISQRKLAIAKPVSFEEIEE, from the exons ATGTTGCGGTTTCTGAATCGTGGATTAGCTTTTCTGTTACGATTCTTCTTCCGTTCCGTTAAAGCAGCAATGCGGTGCTTCTTCGGATTCCGAGACAATAATCGCCGTCATCCTCCTCCACCTCTTCTTATCAACGCTCCTTCTCGCTCCACCACC GATGTGTTAATTTCTAGAAATCGTTTGTCATCTTTGTTATCTAAAG AAGAGAAAAAAGATTCAGCTCAGAATATTGATGTAGGGTCTCAGGAATATGATCAAGGACTTAAGGATGAG GTCAAATTTCTTAAAGCTTGTGGTACAATAACAGGAACACCTGCAGAAATTCGCAAAACATCAGCGAAACTGAAAGTTTCGCCCATTTGCGATAATGATTCTGACACTTCAAAGTTTCATTCCTGGCTTCCCAATACATCTGTTGAGAAACTTCAGCTGGATGTCCAGCCATCTGACCCACCAACAGCCATAAAACTTTGCCAAGAATTGGGGAATAGCACAGACTCTTTTGAGCACACACCTAGCAG CTATGTCTTCAAGGCACGAGACGCTCAACATGACTCTCCTGACTATGTGGAAGGAAGTTGGACAAGGAGTATTCATACTGCATATAAGACTAGAAAGAATGAAGCTTCAGTTACACCTTGGCCAGTCACAGACACTCAGAAGAAAGCCAAATCCGTACGTTTTGAATGTGAAAATGACTTGGTATCTTATCAAAGCCCGCCAGATGATTGGCGTATGAAGAATAGCAAGTCACCAGATAGCCAAAGTGCATGCAAACGAACACCTTATCCTACCCCATTGAAGTTATTTGATGATATGCAAACACCTGGAACTGTGTACCCTGCATCATTAGAAAATTTATGTGATGGTAAACATCGTGTTCGGTCCCAGTTTGTCTATCCAAATAACAACCCAGGTGAGAATGTCCTCCTGAGCAAGTTACTTGAAGTGCAAGGTTTTAATCCTGAGCAAGATTCAAGTGAGCTGGGTGATTCTGTCGAGCGAGATCAAAATCCAACTCCTACCCCAGAAAAAAGTTTGAagaaaattgaaagtgaaacTGAATCTAAGATGGAAGCAAGTTTATCTTCTTGGTTAAAACCAGCATCAATCATTATGGTAGAAGGAAACGAGGAAATAGAGACTGCTGATTGTGAGATCCTGCCATCTGCTGACAGGTCTATTATTGGGGTGGTTCCTGCTCAGTTGAATGAAGTTAAGGATTCTCATGTTGTTCCTCCTAAGTGGCGCAATGGTAATGGCATACCCAATTCAACCAAGAAGTACAAGGAA GATCAGACAGTTAAGTGGCATGCAACGCCATTTGAAGAGAGGTTGGATAAAGCTTTGTCCGAGGACAATTTTATTTCTCAAAG GAAACTTGCCATTGCAAAACCAGTGTCATTTGAGGAGATTGAGGAATGA
- the LOC123881720 gene encoding coniferyl alcohol acyltransferase-like yields MCLEKVEFTVNMTNEETVAAALPMQEHWLPLSNLDLILPPVDVSVFFCYNKPSITIGTPHNIVECLKNSLAEALVSYYAFAGEVVKNSMGEPELLCNNRGVDFVEAFAHVELQSLNLYNPDETVEGKLVPKKKHGVLAVQATWMKCGGLVVACTFDHRIADAYSANMFLVSWAEIARPKNNKSFIPTTQPCFRRSLLTPRRPPSIHPSLYDMYVPITDLPPPPAPELESDIKTDPIISRIYYVTSEELNNMQSLANSNNSGSVKRSKLESFSALLWKMVAAAASTDNEKIVAKMGLVVDGRKRLSNGDRNKEEIMSSYFGNVLSIPYGGRLANELVENPLSWVADRVHDFLEEAVTEEHFLGLIDWVEEHRPVPGLARIYCGSTGGEEGPTFVVSSGQRFPESKVDFGWGKPVLGSYHFPWGGDAGYVMPMPSPKRNGDWLLYMHLPKTHLHYMEARAPHFFRPISWDYLLN; encoded by the exons ATGTGTCTTGAAAAAGTTGAATTCACTGTGAACATGACCAACGAGGAAACAGTGGCAGCTGCACTACCAATGCAAGAACATTGGCTTCCACTATCAAATCTTGATTTGATTCTTCCTCCTGTTGATGTTAGTGTGTTCTTTTGCTACAATAAACCTAGTATTACTATTGGCACCCCCCATAATATTGTTGAGTGTTTGAAAAATTCATTAGCTGAGGCTCTTGTTTCTTATTATGCCTTTGCTGGTGAAGTTGTGAAAAATTCCATGGGTGAACCTGAGTTACTTTGTAACAACCGTGGTGTGGATTTTGTTGAAGCTTTTGCTCATGTTGAATTACAATCTCTTAATTTGTATAATCCAGATGAAACTGTTGAAGGGAAGCTTGTTCCAAAAAAGAAACATGGTGTTCTTGCTGTTCAG GCAACTTGGATGAAATGTGGTGGATTAGTAGTGGCATGCACTTTTGACCATCGGATAGCTGATGCCTATTCTGCAAACATGTTTCTTGTATCTTGGGCCGAGATAGCCCGACCCAAGAATAATAAATCTTTCATTCCAACAACACAACCTTGTTTTAGGAGGTCCCTTTTGACCCCACGGCGCCCACCTTCCATTCATCCTTCACTTTATGACATGTACGTCCCCATCACTGATCTACCTCCTCCACCTGCACCTGAGCTTGAATCCGATATTAAAACCGATCCAATAATAAGTCGCATATACTATGTAACAAGTGAAGAACTCAACAACATGCAATCACTAGCCAACTCAAACAATAGTGGTAGCGTTAAGCGTTCAAAACTTGAATCCTTTTCCGCTTTACTCTGGAAAATGGTTGCTGCGGCTGCTTCAACCGATAATGAAAAAATCGTTGCAAAAATGGGGTTGGTTGTTGATGGAAGAAAGAGGCTAAGCAATGGTGACAGAAACAAGGAAGAGATTATGAGTTCATATTTTGGAAATGTGCTTTCGATTCCCTACGGTGGTAGATTGGCGAATGAGTTGGTTGAAAATCCATTAAGTTGGGTGGCAGACCGAGTTCATGATTTTCTGGAGGAGGCAGTGACGGAGGAGCATTTCTTGGGACTAATTGATTGGGTGGAAGAGCATCGACCGGTTCCAGGGTTGGCGAGGATTTACTGTGGTAGCACCGGTGGAGAAGAGGGCCCGACATTTGTGGTGTCGTCCGGCCAAAGGTTTCCCGAGTCGAAGGTGGATTTCGGATGGGGGAAGCCTGTTCTTGGATCTTATCATTTTCCTTGGGGCGGTGATGCCGGATATGTTATGCCAATGCCTAGTCCTAAAAGGAATGGTGATTGGTTGCTCTATATGCACCTTCCTAAGACACACTTGCACTACATGGAGGCTCGAGCTCCTCATTTCTTTAGACCAATCTCTTGGGATTACCttctcaattaa
- the LOC123923949 gene encoding glutathione S-transferase F9-like: MVVKVYGPHCASTKRVLVCLVEKEIEFEVVPINFLEGEQKNPEYLKLQPFGTVPVIQDGDYALYESRAIMRYYAEKYRSQGIELLGKTIEEKGLVEQWLEVEAQNFNPSAYNLALHVLFPSLLADNTPNPKVIEESEAKLVKVLNIYEERLSKSKYLAGDFFSLADISHLPFTDYIVNQMGKEYLIKDKKHVSAWWDDISSRPSWKKVLELYSPPI; encoded by the exons ATGGTAGTGAAGGTGTACGGTCCTCACTGTGCCTCAACCAAAAGAGTGTTGGTTTGTCTTGTTGAGAAGGAAATAGAATTTGAGGTTGTCCCTATTAATTTCTTGGAAGGGGAACAGAAGAATCCTGAGTACCTCAAATTACAG CCTTTTGGAACTGTTCCTGTAATTCAAGATGGAGACTATGCCCTTTATG AATCTCGTGCAATAATGAGATATTATGCtgaaaaatatagatctcaAGGGATTGAATTACTTGGAAAGACAATAGAAGAAAAAGGTCTAGTGGAACAATGGCTAGAAGTTGAAGCACAAAACTTTAACCCATCAGCATACAACTTGGCCCTTCATGTATTATTTCCTTCACTACTAGCTGATAACACTCCAAATCCTAAGGTAATTGAAGAGAGTGAAGCAAAACTTGTGAAGGTTTTGAACATTTATGAAGAGAGACTATCAAAGAGCAAGTATTTGGCTGGTGATTTCTTTAGTCTTGCTGATATAAGTCATCTTCCATTTACTGATTATATTGTTAACCAAATGGGGAAAGAGTATTTGATTAAGGATAAGAAACATGTTAGTGCTTGGTGGGATGATATAAGTAGTAGACCATCATGGAAAAAAGTGCTCGAGTTATATAGTCCTCCGATTTAA
- the LOC123924168 gene encoding putative F-box protein At3g16210 gives MKMEETKEVAVTTSNKVRNYLPPEIIFFILSKLPLKSLKKFECVCKTWAALFQNSYFMTIYRNNFISNSNHYDDTYLVLQNGVGREGYYHGEYRFEFYLLPGQRFEDRIKIDWPTPFQVDGCGIYIMGTVSINGILCLNQGYGRRLVLWNPTTREFKVIPRSPLVYVPPHRHPRHTLHGFGYDHVTDDYKVIRFVDSFLIFDENEEIVNEDRSSYEIFWEIYSLKSDSWRKLDVNIPNRYYYTLNRRIGVYTNGVCHWWAKTNNSPNFEECLVSFDFSNEVLITTPMPSYLDVSIPLNLNRSLYLDDTFRFVERQLVLLNESIALISTDSETATIHISILGEFGVRESWTKLFTIPCLPVIHYFIGVGNLSNIVFFKTNDYKLACIDLNTKMIEELDFKVKQYAFVGKYKKNFLPIGGEE, from the coding sequence ATGAAGatggaagaaacaaaagaagttGCTGTGACGACAAGCAACAAGGTTAGAAACTATCTACCTCCtgaaatcatattttttattctctcaaAATTGCCTCTTAAATCATTGAAAAAGTTTGAATGTGTATGCAAAACATGGGCCGCTCTATTTCAAAACTCTTATTTCATGACCATATACCGAAACAATTTCATATCTAATAGTAACCATTATGATGATACATATCTCGTCCTGCAAAATGGTGTGGGACGAGAAGGCTATTATCACGGTGAATACCGTTTTGAGTTTTATTTGCTCCCTGGCCAGAGGTTTGAAGATAggatcaaaatagattggccaACTCCATTTCAAGTCGATGGTTGTGGTATTTATATCATGGGTACGGTTAGTATTAATGGCATTCTTTGTCTCAATCAAGGGTATGGAAGACGACTTGTATTGTGGAATCCAACTACTCGTGAATTCAAGGTTATTCCTCGCAGCCCTTTAGTATATGTACCACCTCATCGGCACCCTCGCCATACTCTTCATGGATTTGGTTATGATCATGTAACAGATGACTATAAAGTGATTCGCTTTGTGGATTCATTTCTCATATTTGACGAAAATGAAGAGATTGTAAATGAAGATAGATCATCATACGAAATATTCTGGGAGATATATTCTCTAAAAAGTGACTCTTGGAGGAAACTTGATGTCAATATACCAAATCGTTATTACTATACCCTAAATCGTCGTATTGGAGTGTACACGAATGGAGTATGTCATTGGTGGGCTAAAACTAATAATTCACCTAATTTTGAAGAATGTTTGGTATCATTTGACTTTAGTAATGAGGTGTTGATTACAACACCCATGCCCTCGTACTTGGATGTTTCCATTCCCTTAAATTTGAATCGTTCTTTGTATTTGGACGATACTTTTAGATTTGTGGAGAGACAATTGGTGCTTTTAAATGAGTCAATTGCATTGATCTCAACCGACTCAGAGACGGCTACAATTCACATATCAATTTTGGGCGAATTCGGTGTAAGAGAATCGTGGACCAAACTCTTTACGATTCCATGCTTACCTGTCATTCATTACTTCATTGGAGTTGGGAATTTGAGTAATATAGTCTTCTTTAAAACGAATGATTATAAACTAGCTTGTATTGATTTAAATACTAAGATGATTGAGGAACTTGACTTTAAAGTAAAGCAGTATGCTTTTGTAGGGAAGTACAAGAAAAACTTTCTTCCTATTGGAGGAGAGGAATGA